The sequence below is a genomic window from Theobroma cacao cultivar B97-61/B2 chromosome 6, Criollo_cocoa_genome_V2, whole genome shotgun sequence.
GAAAATGTGCTTACACCAAATTCAGGACCCCAACGATGCTGGTGCATCCAGTTCATGCTCATTACAAGCCACTGGGCTCAGGCATCGCCATCGTTCGACTCAATCCGAGGCTAGCTGAGTCGATTTACCGTCGGGTTTTTGCCAACTCAGAGTTCTTCCCTAAAGACATAGACAACATTTTGTGCAACAGGCTAAGTTTGGGCACGTTCATGGCCTTACCAAGAAAGTGCCTCCCGAAATGGGATCCCAAAACAGGGACTCTCCCGCCAAGTTTTGCAATTACGAGTATCTGGAGCACCAAGCAGTTGTTCAGGTTGCAGGTGAAAGGGGTTTCGATGTTGACGTACGCATGTTGCATGGCTTCCAGGGTGGTGGATGCCTGGATGCCATGGCTGATGTTGCCTTCCATTCCTGACGTCTTCAGGAAATTTTGGGTGTATTTCTTGTACGGACTGCACATGGAAGGTAAAAATGCGTCGCGGCTCATGAAGTCGCTGTGTGCTTTCGCCCATAACATGGGTAGAGATGATGATGGATGTGGGGCAGTGCTGGCTGAGGTGGGCCAGAGGGACCCTGTCCGAGAGGTGATCCCACATTGGAGGAAATTTTCCTTGTCTGAGGATTTGTGGTGCATCAAAAAGTTGGGGAACGCAAATGATGGGTCCAATGAAAGATGTGGGTCGTCTGATTGGATGAAATCACGACCTTCTTCACGTTTCCTTTTTGTTGACCCACGTGATATTTGacaatttgtttttttcacTGTTGACTATCATATCGAAATCCAGCTTCGTACATAAGAAGGAAAACAACATAAGTCTTAGTTTCACTGTAAGCTACATGATCTGTCCTCTTGCCATTTGCCAAGAACCCCAacaataaacataaaaaaggtaaaggataaaatattgCAAGGtctgtatatacatataattaaACCCAAAAGTTCATTAAAAGAATATATGCAGGCATTTATCAAGGCTGTGAGAAAAATATTAACTCcagaatttaatttttttaatctgtatataattctttatttaaagaataagatttaaatatttattccttaattaaaaaaaaacctttacactcaagatatttgatttattgattaataCATAAAtctttacttaaaaaatatgattcaAATCGtcttttttcaattgaaaaaaaaacatttgtcAAGTTATGAGTTCCAAGACCAATGCAGTCCCTGCCGAACACTTGGCCAATCTGGAAGATAATCCAAGCTTGAGAACTGGGATTATGGGACCATCATTGCACTAAAAATGGACCCAAGTTGGCAATTGGCAAACACATTTCCAAGGCACAAGTACTCAAATTGCAGCATTTTTTGAGTTAACAATTGAAGACAAAATGAATAATTGATAACACTGCATTAGATTGGGACAGCAACTTTACTACCCCTTTCCatgaaattatataatagGACAAGTATTACAAGGCCTGTTTGGAGGGTCAAGGTTCAATTACTCCTCTGGCAATCAAAATTTGAAACGGACTGAGAATGTTAAACTTCTGTAGAGGGCCCTGACCCCACCTTGGCTTCTGAAAGTTCATGATTCCACAGAAGGAGAAGAGGGaaaatctcatttttggtCCCcctaaattttataatttggcCCCATTAGATAGTAAGTTTTCAGAGTCGCTACCCTTTGTTTTAGGTTTATATTCGTCAATAGACCcattttaaatgcaattattattagttataTTACACTAAACTTTTGGTTACTTAGATGTTTTCTTTCCAATTAAAGCATTTTGACACTACTTATCATGTCAAGCAATTTCGTTCTTTTTCGAGTAAGGGATACATGTACCTATTGTTGTGTCAAATTATTAGatgtaaaaatatatatatatatattttgtaaatagAAATTTATAGTTTTTTATAGAATAATGTTTAggaaaacaatcaaattattttaaaaaaaaatcaatttttattgtgttatctttattttgaatcaaataaatccttatAATTAATGGTTAACTAATTGCTATTAGTTAAAAtgtcacttatcattttattgtCTAGTGATACTGACGTGGAAGGTGAGAATATCACGTGGTCATGTCATTATGCCACATCATTATCTATTATCATATGTCACCATGTCATATTAGTGACatgtgatataaaatgacaagtaatATTTGACTAACAATAGTTAGTCCactattagttataaaaacttatttggctcaaaataaaaatataatgacttgattgaatgtaataaaaaataaaaaattatttgaattttttaaaatagtttaggtattttttaggtattatgccttttttataaaataaatttagtacTCCattctttacaaattttttttacataatatttaaaaaaggttctaaattattcaaaaaatttaaataaactattattcttttattgtattcAATCAAAcccttttacttttaatttaagccaaataaacccttaaatttttatttttgccaaataaatccttatgattaatgattgatttaatcaatatgttatttgtcattttatatcacatGATACTGACGTAATATAGCAATATACCATAATGGATGATGATGTGACTATATGGCATTTTCAGCTTCTACATTAACACTACGTCAGTATTACATGGAATAAAATTACAAGTGTacttttgattaataacaattAGTCAACCATtgatcataaaaatttatttgacttaaaataaaagtataagtacttaattgaacataataaaaatataaaaatttatttaaattttttcaaataattcaattgttttgaatattatgttatttttttatgaaaaaagttCACCTTCTATCCCAGCACAAAGACCAAAATTCTAACTTCGCCCTTACTCgtgcaaaacaaaattcacCAATCCTTCACCAATACctataattaaaaagaagcTCTAAAGGAGCCCTTACGTTTGGCCACGTTCTCTATTTCTTTGGTTGGCACGTTTTGCTCTTTTTTGGTCACCACGTGGATTGTATGGCTAAAAACCATAAGTTAGGCACCGAAATGCTTCAGCATTCACATTTACTTGTGGCTTTTGGTATCTTTAAAGGACTCACATGGAGATATTTCTTTGGTGTGTAAGAATAGTCgattttggttaatatttattctctgaaaaaaattattttattgcgtaacattatataaaaaataatgaaaacaaCCATTACAAGTGAAGCACTATGTCGCGCAGAACAACTAGAATAAGTGGAGCATTACTCCATGTGGAACAATTAATACAAGTAGAACAACTACTTCGCATAGAATAATAATTTCACACAGATGACAATGAAAGTAATCCAGAATAGGTGGCAGGGTTCAGTGGTTACTTTCATATTGGGATGTTCCAAAAAGTTTGGCTTGGTGGCTCAAATATAGAGGCAGTTAAGAGGTCTCTCTTAACCTTTTCTTGAAGTACAAGTGTTTCCTACTTTTAACTTGTTCTCTTGTATCTGTTCACATACAGCTTCTTCTCTTGTACCTGTTCATGTACAGCTTTTTCTCTTCTACCTATTCACGTACAACTTCCTTTCTTACACCTATTCACATACAACTCTTCTCTATTAGCTCCTACTCGAGAACAAGTCTTATTGAATATAATTACTTCAGCAGTCACATAATAAGTTTCTAACTGTTACTCAACATTAACTCTCAATAATGGTTACCTAATATTAAAACTCTCCTTAATGATATCATTCATTACGTGTATTAACACCTTTTCTTTTAACCATTACTTCTAGCACTACATATAGAGCCTTCACAATTCAAAAAAGGGTCTGTCATGACTCGGAACACccatcgggcccatgacaaccgccgcgacgtcccgataggcaattattacccggaatgtcgattggaatcccgcaaggcttagcatcagcttccgcatctccccggtgagcgacagttattaaatctcacatttcaagaaatcataagtcgtttccaaatcaaaacaatataatattattttttggctcatagGGATATTTtcgttatttttcttcaaaaataccaaaatccgccaaaaacatggtgtgtgggtgaaaaacacatgtttcgtaattaaaagtaaatttagtTGTCTAAagtaattatttgaaatgaaattataattgtttgaataaaatattctattttctataaaaaaaataatatttatagagaaatccgtaatttaatttctgtagtgtaaaagctaaatatatttatacgtactttaaagcaaataactgaagtataaaatttcttttacaataacacgtgggcccccaactaaccaataaggtgcgagtctgtgaacctacaattttgtcgATGCAAGGCTAATTGAAGTCTTTGATGCAATTGGCTATCTACCagctatcctgagcctgaaatgtggggaattgagggtggtgagattataaaatcccagtgagtaaacaattaccatcaaaagcatctaaagccgagtagatggagacaatataaaaacgttatatatcaataatgttcataacgcaaaattcgtttcaatctataccaaacaatttctttttgtcaaaattttctagcttatgaatttcttaaacttggcccctgccagaatcattctcaTGGGTACcctcgtcaaggtatcccattgagaccgccaaggctgttaaatgacccatacccataaacatgttttcacatctgactcacagtcgttccttgacgttggctgagtctcactctcacgtggtggcccgaatgtgaggtgcactcaaatcttacctcaagagatacttcatccaacatctcccctcggaggtaattatataattgggttacgtacccctctcataggcagtccacgaaaacccccaccactgcagtgacagtttaatataccaccagacccataaaaatttcagtagcataatatggtgaataaaatgtaatccagtctaccaagaccaatccaaaactgttcatatatttcatgccaacctaaaaaatttagccatcatgctaccatagtgtcataagccacaatttcaataacatataaaatcataaatttcaacacagtctccaaaTACTCAATTTGCCCAAAACAATAGTTGATTTCAAAatcagtataaatctcatttttattaaaaaatattttaattgaaaaacataatattttataatttaaactcaccattcaataaaagcatcaaacaagtataattactctagatatttaaggcgataaattgtccactcacaaTATTAGAAGTAGAAATACTCCAATTTTTAGTCCGCGAGTATagtcctttacccgtatccaatggctcaccacctagccataatccatgacgcatattccaattaaattgtgtctaacagtcataagctatttcaggctcgatgtATATGCATggtatgatatgcaacttatccgactactgCTTAAATGCGAttttagcctatttcggtcttttacccgataaatcgatatacgcgtccgtttaaactccaaattaatttttttcgatttctatacctcaattgcacccaaattgacttaatgtccctcagggtggtgcaaattatcagtctcgatagcaaattacgaaaatacccttagtgggtaaaaattcatatttttgctcaaaaaattcccattatttttctagactcgtaattcatcattattcatcataattcctcaaataaacatcaagatcagaagccaatattcccctagaaaattcggcataatgggtttcaatgggagaaaattatttctctagcttatttttgctatatttcaatataacttaactaaaatcacttaattcaattaaaatcaaccaaaactcaagctcaaaactcatccatggaggtttggcaagcatgggtgtccatacccactttctaattttgcatggaaatgagaaaaaaatgcatgggtagtgaaagtcacaaggaaaatcaatgaaatttacctttttaatgcttgatttcttgatttctcttgattttccccaaatttttcagctagggttcttatttcttttcccccttttctctcctggtttggacagcttgaagaagatgagaattctggaaatttTGGCCCttttaaaagctaaataatataatattgttttattcatttttttgttttattaatttcttaaattcttgccatccatttgtttccaaattttcaccatacacttgtcccacatatccatagcttagataataTTCTCAGatttatccaaagtcttggtggagtaatttttgaaatttacaattttaccccttaaaagtcaaaaattacatttttaccctaaaaactgaaaaattgctcatagatatatttttcatcccttatactcataccattctccaatttgtcaaatgtgatctaaattctctcaaaatttcaaaatttatccgcgggtggaaaaattacgatttggcccctacactccagaaatcaccgaaattaaactttttcattgCCAAACCGTCAAATTATagtccaatactcaaatcatactccaataagttaaatggggccaaaaaatcgtttctaaaaattctcattttgtccccaagtggcaaatgaccatgttacccctagatagtgaaaatttcggtttgactccgaattgatcctcgaactccgaattaccattttgagtcatccctaaactgtgaaactcttaatttcaccttaaaattcctatttgaactagttcgaggcttaatcgacttaatggtaccattagaggcaatatcgtcttttaacgattcttcgaacttcctaaatatgcaaacattctattgagtaTTTAAATAacgtcataattattttatagaacagggtttgacagggtctttttcacttttagaACTACTAGACTCTCACTCAaagcttctctctctagccTATTCTCACTCAGAGCACCTATTCTCTTCTTATCCTTTTTCACCTGTCACGACACTCAATACTTCAGGAACTGCTCCAATCTTCCTCTCCGCCACCTTTGGTACATCAtttacttgtttgcaacactttctcttcttATCACAAGAACCCGATTTacaaaaataaggaaaatttgGAGCTTCCTAGGTTTGGCCATGTTCTCCGTTTCTTTGGCAAGCATGTTTTGCTATTCTTTGATTGCCACGTGTACGGTATGGTTGAGAAACATAGGTTGGGCACCCAAATGCTTTAGCAATCACATTTGCCCGTGGCTTTTAGTTTTTTGAGGGATGCACATGGAGTTATTTCATTGGTGtgtaagaaaataaaggaaaaacttTGAGTCAAAAAAGAAAGGTAGAGAAAAAAACTTACAGTAAAATAGATCTAAGGGAGAGTACATACCTCTATTCAGTGATTCTAGAAAGGAAGATGATAGCCTCCCTTATCAGGAAATGTATTCAGGTGGCTTCTGGGGGCCTCAATTGGACGCCATCTAGCTGTTCAATTGGTTTACACGTGGTGGCTCAATTTGGTTGGGACGTATgtggtatttttttatttgttgagGATAATTGTTTGGTATCTTTTTTCGGATTGATTTGGAGACAAAAAGGCTAGAAAGAACattccaaagaaaaaaattgatttccCTAAAATGGTTTTTTAGGTGATTGCTATATTTCTGGGGCCATTTTTGTCTCTTCATAATAagctt
It includes:
- the LOC18595436 gene encoding probable N-acetyltransferase HLS1, yielding MALKVAAVNSSRAAAAVATQDWEEDLVVVREYDEEKDKVAVEEMERRCEIGEGGKPSLVADLLGDPICRVRHFPSHIMLVAEYGEKGEIVGVIRGCVKTVTRGNSVYVKLAYILGLRISPSYRRLGIGKKLVQKLEEWCKQNGAEYVYMATDCSNEPSINLFTRKCAYTKFRTPTMLVHPVHAHYKPLGSGIAIVRLNPRLAESIYRRVFANSEFFPKDIDNILCNRLSLGTFMALPRKCLPKWDPKTGTLPPSFAITSIWSTKQLFRLQVKGVSMLTYACCMASRVVDAWMPWLMLPSIPDVFRKFWVYFLYGLHMEGKNASRLMKSLCAFAHNMGRDDDGCGAVLAEVGQRDPVREVIPHWRKFSLSEDLWCIKKLGNANDGSNERCGSSDWMKSRPSSRFLFVDPRDI